In a genomic window of Theropithecus gelada isolate Dixy chromosome 15, Tgel_1.0, whole genome shotgun sequence:
- the LOC112608298 gene encoding interferon alpha-8 → MALTFYLLMALVVLSYKPFSSLGCDLPQTHSLGYRRASVLLAQMRRISPFSCLKDRHDFEFPQEEFDDKNFQKAQAISVLHEIIQQTFNLFNTKNSSAAFSETLLDEFYIELDQQLNDLESCVMQEVGVTETHLMYEDSILAVKKYFRRITLYLTEKKYSPCAWEVVRAEIMRSFSLSINLQKRLKSKE, encoded by the coding sequence ATGGCCTTGACCTTTTATTTACTGATGGCCCTAGTGGTGCTCAGCTACAAGCCATTCAGCTCTCTGGGCTGTGATCTGCCTCAGACCCACAGCCTGGGTTACAGGAGGGCCTCGGTGCTCCTGGCACAAATGAGAAGAatctctcctttctcctgcctgaaGGACAGACATGACTTTGAATTCCCCCAGGAGGAGTTTGATGACAAAAACTTCCAGAAGGCTCAAGCCATCTCTGTCCTCCATGAGATAATCCAGCAGACCTTCAACCTCTTCAACACAAAGAATTCATCTGCTGCTTTCAGTGAGACGCTTCTAGATGAATTCTACATCGAACTTGACCAGCAGCTGAATGACCTGGAGTCCTGTGTGATGCAGGAAGTGGGGGTGACAGAGACTCACCTGATGTACGAGGACTCCATCCTGGCTGTGAAGAAATACTTCCGAAGAATCACTCTCTATCTGACAGAGAAGAAATACAGcccttgtgcctgggaggttgtCAGAGCAGAAATCATGAGATCCTTCTCTTTATCAATCAACTTGCAAAAAAGATTGAAGAGTAAGGAATAA